The following are from one region of the Actinomycetota bacterium genome:
- a CDS encoding NAD(P)H-hydrate dehydratase gives AGLDAELSDEAGDQRRRFLGAGGWARGPQATDAVLQWCDVAVDCLLGTGATGAPRGVIGEAVAALRRARHRGTSVVACDVPTGVQADDGQVPGEAVSADLTVTFGGLKRGVLLYPGAKYAGRVAVGDLGEAYQPPEVAWSALTAAGAAPQALPVEVDKHARGRVLVVAGSRGMAGAAVLCARGALAAGAGLVTVAVPRGIQDLVAGLIPPALTVGLDDAGGAVAATAADAIRDAAADADVVVAGPGMTFGSGTRQVIDALRRTARRLVLDADALNAHRGETDVLADHAGELVVTPQHRELARLVEDATDGDDALRRRAELAPPLAARLRATVVAKGPTTVVAAPDQRVWVTPTGGPALAAGGTGDVLAGMVAAGCATADDVPHAVAQACWRGGLAGQLAGVTAADRSTSVDMAEAVPAALALTVRLAHDRPTWPFDAPGWRAGRTPADDAPSGRRP, from the coding sequence CGCGGGACTCGACGCTGAACTCTCCGACGAGGCGGGCGACCAGCGCCGCCGGTTCCTCGGCGCCGGCGGGTGGGCGCGGGGCCCGCAAGCCACCGACGCCGTCCTGCAGTGGTGCGACGTCGCGGTCGACTGTCTGCTGGGGACCGGGGCGACCGGCGCGCCCCGCGGGGTGATCGGCGAGGCGGTGGCGGCGCTGCGGCGGGCCCGCCACCGCGGGACGTCGGTGGTGGCGTGCGACGTCCCCACCGGTGTCCAGGCTGACGACGGGCAGGTCCCGGGCGAGGCCGTCTCGGCCGATCTGACGGTCACGTTCGGCGGCTTGAAGCGCGGCGTGCTGCTGTACCCCGGAGCCAAGTACGCCGGCCGCGTCGCGGTCGGGGATCTGGGCGAGGCGTACCAGCCGCCCGAGGTCGCCTGGTCGGCGCTGACCGCTGCTGGCGCCGCCCCGCAGGCGCTCCCGGTCGAGGTGGACAAGCACGCCCGCGGCAGGGTCCTGGTCGTCGCGGGGTCGCGCGGCATGGCCGGTGCGGCGGTGCTGTGCGCACGCGGTGCCCTGGCGGCCGGTGCGGGGCTGGTCACCGTCGCGGTCCCGCGCGGCATCCAGGACCTGGTCGCCGGCCTGATCCCGCCTGCGCTGACCGTCGGTCTGGACGATGCCGGCGGGGCGGTGGCCGCCACCGCCGCCGATGCGATCCGCGACGCCGCGGCGGACGCCGACGTGGTGGTGGCTGGACCCGGCATGACGTTCGGATCCGGCACCCGCCAGGTGATCGACGCGCTGCGCCGAACGGCCCGACGGCTCGTGCTCGACGCCGATGCTCTCAACGCCCACCGCGGCGAGACCGACGTCCTGGCCGACCACGCCGGCGAACTCGTCGTCACGCCCCAGCACCGGGAGCTGGCCCGGCTGGTCGAAGACGCCACGGACGGCGACGACGCGCTGCGCCGCCGCGCCGAGCTGGCACCACCGCTGGCAGCGCGGCTGCGTGCCACGGTCGTGGCCAAGGGCCCCACCACCGTCGTCGCCGCACCCGACCAACGGGTTTGGGTGACCCCCACCGGCGGTCCGGCGCTGGCAGCGGGCGGGACGGGCGACGTCCTCGCCGGCATGGTCGCGGCCGGCTGCGCCACCGCAGACGACGTCCCGCACGCCGTCGCGCAGGCGTGCTGGCGCGGCGGGCTGGCCGGACAGCTGGCTGGGGTGACGGCCGCCGACCGCAGCACCAGCGTCGACATGGCTGAGGCGGTCCCGGCCGCGCTGGCGCTCACCGTCCGGTTAGCGCACGACCGACCGACGTGGCCTTTCGACGCGCCAGGCTGGCGTGCCGGACGCACCCCGGCCGACGACGCCCCGTCCGGGCGGCGCCCGTGA